The following is a genomic window from Oncorhynchus kisutch isolate 150728-3 linkage group LG6, Okis_V2, whole genome shotgun sequence.
CAAATCATAAAAATAGCACAACACATCTCTAGTATCATATAGCTATCATTACCATTTCTATGACTCAAAGGAGAAGACATTTTACAGTGCAAATGGCACTCCTTGTGATCAACTTGGGTGCATCCTGAGTTTGGGAAACGTATGTAACCCACAAGACATATTTTTGGGGGAAGATAAACTGTAAATTGCTTTTACTGGActgaacacttccctctgcaactggatcctgggcttCCTGACTGGCtagccccaggtggtgagggtaggcaaggACACCtatgccacgctgaccctcaacacggggccccacaggggtgtgtgcttagtcccctcttgtactccctgttgacCCACGACTGAGCAgacacgcacgactccaacacatcATAAAGTTTGCTtatgacacgacggtggtaggcctgatcaccaacggcGATGAGACAGCCTTCAGGGAGGACGTCAGAGACTTGGGAGTGTTgtgggacaacaacctctccctcaatatcgGTAAGACGAAGGAACTGATTTTGAATAAAGAAGGGAGAGCATGCCACATctacattgacagggctgtagtggagctatACTGTACACTACACTGATACTCACACAAAAAACCCACACACATAAGACACATGCATAccgacacagcacacacacacacacacacatcatatgctgctgctactctgttctttattttaactCTTATTATTATCTGTCTTGTTGCCTAGCCACTTTACCCTGCCttaatgtacatatctacctcaaatacctcgtatccctgcacattcATCTGGtgctgatactccctgtatatactttTAAtgcttgtgtattttattccttgtgttattatttctattttgtattatgttttaACTATCCATCGTTGGGAAGAGCTCATGAGCAAGCATtttacggtaaagtctacacctattgtatttggcatttttttaaataaatgttatgaTAAGGGTATAGGTTACAGTATCATCGTGGAAACGTGCTGTGCGAGTGAAATCCCCAGTTTGCAACAACAACCATGCTGTAAATGGTTACACAGCCTGCACAAAGTGCAAGCAAACAAAGTGCAAGCAGGTAGGCCTATTTATTTTAGATCATTCTTATCAGTAAATTATTTCCTTAATTCAGGAATTTGTTCATTAGACCATATGCAGGCCATGTAAACTGGTGCGGCTTGTAAAAGTTTGAGTAGCATACTAAATAAATGTGGCCTATTTTTGCAGCCAATATTACATTCTGGGAATGGTTTATTTAAGTTTTAATTAGGCCTAAACTATTTGATTATCTAAATAATATTGAATGTAAAGTTATTGTTTTGTTATGTAAACTATACAGGCTTTCATTAGGTAAGAAGGCTAATTAGAAGGCTCTGTTTCTCAAAGTGATTTGAGTGACAGATCGccgtcccctctgacttcaaaatggcccgagttgctcccctcctcaagaaaccaacactcgactCATCTGACGTCAAAAACTACAGACCTGTATATCCCTTCTTTGTTTttatttccaaaacacttgagcgtgctgtctctgatcaactttcatgttatctctctcagaacgatcttcttgaccctaaccagtcaggcttcaagacaggtcactcaaccgagactaCTCTTTTCTGTGTCACAGAGGCTCTCCGCACTGccaaagctgtctctctctcctctgttctcatcctcctagatctatcgcTGCCTTTGACACCGTGGACCACCAGatcctcttctccaccctctcagaGCTGGGCGTCTAGGGcgctgcacactcttggattgcatcctacccgacaggccgctcctaccaggtgacatggagaggatctgtgtctgcaccacgtactTTCACTAccggtgtcccccagggctcggttctaggccctatCCTCTTCTCTCTAAACACCAAGTCCCtcggctctgtcatatcctcacgtctctcctatcattgccaTGCGGATAatactcaactacttttctccttccccccttctgacacccaggtggtgacATGCATATCTCAGCTTGGGTGtcagcccaccacctcaagctcaacctcgacaagacggaACTACTCTTCCTCCCGGGAAAGGCCTGCCAGCTCAAAGCCCTCTCCATCCCAGTTGACAACTCCACACTGTCACCCTCCCaaagtgcaaagaaccttggcgtgacccaggacaacaccctgtcgttctctgcaaacatcaaagcagtgacccgcTACTGCAGgttgctctacaacatccgtagagtacaaccctacctcacacaggaagtggcgcaggtcccaatccattaaaaaaaaacatttaaaaggaCTATGTGGGTTACgtgcccctgtgccccctatgGCCATGAAGCCTCTCTCACTCACTACATGAGCTTGTGTGACTTTGCTAACACAATCAACAGTATGTTAATTAAGAGACCTTCCTTGTCcatcagtgttcagtttatttgaAGCATTACTTAATGAGGTCAAGATCAACAAGACTACATTCTCTGTCACATAAGAAGTCAGTTTGTGCTTACAGTTTGTTTGTTTACAGCACTGTTATAGACACATGATACCCATGAGGTACAGTCTATTTTTAAATGGAGCCTTATGTGTGAAGCTGACACCAACAGCCACTGAGAGTGATAAGACATTGAGGAAGACTAGAGCTCTGAAATGTCTGAGTTTGTATGTGAAAAGCAGCGAAAACATGAGTTGGAGAGAAAGGGTTTCCTCTGTACTATTCTTTATCTGCAGCTAGTGTTTGTTGAGTAAAGGTGCTGTACGGTCATGCAGGGACAAGAGCCTTCCAATCTAGAGACTGTTATGCCTCATGGTCGTGGGAGGATTTGTAGGACATTCTGTTCTatgacacattctctctctctcttgtttaaCTAATCTTGTGGGGGGACACAATTAATCCCCATTCCAAATCCTAGTTTCCCTAACTCTAAAtcgaaccctaaacctaacctttaaTCCCTAATTCGTTACCTTAACCACAAACGCCCTAGAAATAGCCTTTTTCcatgtggggactaacaaaatggcCCCAGTTGGAcaaatgtgtgtttgtttactaGTCTTATAGTtaaagtatagttaaacacgtccatacacacagacacacacacatttataatgTTGAGAAAGTCACAAATGTGTAGCAATGATAATTGAacactttaaaaacatttttggcTCCAGTACATTATGGATCTAGGAAAGGCATTACAGCTAAGAGCCAGAGCAACAGCCTTTGATTAATAACCTGTTTTCTATGCAGGACACTGATACTTATGCGGCCTCTTTGTTCTTAAATGTATTCAGTTCAAATACAGTAGAGCATAATCTCTCATTCATATGAATGGAGTGTTGTCCCCATGGAGCTCCAGAATACATTGAATGGGAAACATTGTGGGTGCTTCATGAATGGTGAGCTGTTTGGGTAACAAAGTTGACCATGGGGGAGTGGTTGCTGCTTACTTTGTGAGTAAGGAGTGAGAGAAACGTAAGACTAATTCAATCTATACGGTTTGTTTGGATGTATTTGTAATAGCAAAACAGAACTGGTATTTTGTGGTTTTCGTGATGTTGTGCGATTGACTGACAACGTCTTGTCTAGGGGAAATGAGTAAGGGGAAAAGGTTATGCTACTCTAGGTGTTTTTCCTCTTCTTACCCAAtacactctccctctcccatcctcaCCATTTACAAACCTTCTTATGCTAGTCTTGCTTGCCAGCGAATGGCACTTGATAAATACTAGCCTTACCTTTGCAACACAAAGAACAAACATGTATTGTAATGTTGTACAAGAAAGCACCTGAGAGTAGATAGGATTAGATCTTATCGTCAAGTAGGGTACTAAGTAACTCGTAAACCTATTGTATAGCAAGATCAATAACACCTTGGTAACAGGACCCCTATTTTTTGAATACTTTTCCCCTATCATCACACATTCATAGGCTGATAATAGGCTTCCATGACTACGATAGGCATTGTCCAGTCAGGCCTACTTTCAGCAGCGCTGTGATGATTGCTTGTCACAGGGTATTGTTTCTGCTTGTTCAGCTACATGACTAATCACTAAGAACACAAGAGAGCACACGCTGTCTTCCTGCTCTTCTACCATGTCATAGTTCCTCTTACTTGATTAGAAAAGGTTTTCCTCTTTTACCTTCCCAAACGCGGTTCTGTATGACCACAACCCCCATCACCTAGGCCCCAGGATGACGCGGCATGGGTTCGGTCAGCTGATGGAGCAGAGTGATGTATGTGTCATATTGTGTAATTTACAATCACATGCCAAGCATTGTCAAGACAAGAAACATCCACTTTTAGTCATCAGTTTCacttctttaaaaatatatatttttagtttGTTTAACTTTCCTGAACAAAATTGCTGTAAATGTACAACATAAAACAATTAAACAAATGTACATGATTGACAACATACACAGCTGTGGTATAATTGTTATTACATGAGTAGGCCTACTCTACATTTTTTTGTTCTTTATAACCTGCTGTTTCCTTTTGCACCCACCACAAATTAGTATCGTCTGAGATTGTTTTTGGATTGACAACTGAAGCAAAGAAATACCACTACACCACCTGGTGTTGATAATATTAGAAACCAGCTTCTCATGgtttgacacactgtaatatgCTGTATGCCTATGAAGGAGTACTACGTCACCTTCTGCTAGTGggtcagcaacacaacatggacaACAAGTGGAGGGATTTTAACATTGGGTtttattcaaaatatattttaggtcCACCAGTGGAAATGACACAACAACCCTACAATATACTACATCATAAGGCTGAGGTAGGCCTAATATTTGTCCATGAGGGGTCTCTCAGTTCAGGGATCCAAACAGTAAGACGCTGAAGGGTTGCATTCCAATCATCTAAATTGGACTCCTCTCCCCTATCCTGTCTTGCTAGATCAGCACAGTTCTAGAAGGAGAAACAAATAGGGAAAGAAACTTTTAAACTATTAAGACATAGGCCCAGGTCATTGAAAGTCTCCTCCCTACTTTCTCCCCCTGAAGTatctctggtcccagatctggttgGTCAGATGGAGGTAAAATACTACTCCGCTTGTTCAAAAGGATCAGCCAGAGAAAAGCACTGCCCCAATTATCTGATCAACCAATCACCTCAACTTCTAAACGATAGATCGATCGATCGATCGATCGATCGATCGATCGATCGATCGATCGATCGATcgatacactgtatatacacagctcCATTCATATGATACAAAGATTACTAGCTCAGGTCAAAGGTCGACCCTTGAGGACAAGCAGGTCATGGTGGATCCAGAGAAGGCTCCAGCGCAGCCTCACATGCGTGTCTTCTTGTAGATGGCGACGTACTCCTGGACGTCTTCAGGGGAGCCCAGGACCACAGGAACTCGCTGGTGGATGTTCTCTGGCTTGATGTCCAGGACATTCATCTCCCCCGTGGTGGCCATGCCTCCAGCCTGCTCGATGATGAAAGACATGGGGTTGCACTCATACAGTAGCCTCAGCTACACCggatggagtgaaagagagacaaTGGTTAGTCACTTCAATATATATCGAGAAATGGTCTAGTTCATTCTACCTTCTATCATTGATTGTTTGAGCACAGCCAGCACTCTACTTCTGGTTACTTGTATGTAACATATATCTACtttgaaaaaaatacatatataacGTTTATATGACCTGAAGAGCTCTGTCTCACTCACCTTGCCCTTGGGGCTCTTGACATTGGCAGGGTATAAGAAGATTCCTCCGTAGACCAAAGTCCTGTGCACATCAGCCACCATGGAGCCAACATAACGCCCACCATAGGGGGCACTCCCATCCTGGAAACAAAAAGCAATGTATCCAGTGCGACTTACAATAGGTGCATTTAAAAGTAAGTCAGACAACCACGAGGCATATTTCATTAACTGCATTGGTCACTTCATAGTACCTAAAGAGTGAGTTAGTGGTGCAGAATTATAGTTTAAGCCCTTTCAGGTGTATAGTTAGTAAATTACCTCTGGATATTTCTTCTTCTTCAGGTATTCTGTGATGTCTGGGTAGAAGTGCTGAGCGTAGCCTTCGTTCAGACTGTAGATCTTCCCCCTCTTCTTGATCTTCACGTCCTTATCTGTCAGGATAAACTCCCCGATAGACTAAAAACATACAGAACAGGGACCTGACTCAGCAACTTCATTGACTTTTTTCCCACTACATGTGACTGTCTTGATTACTTCTGGAAGTTTGTTTGCACAAAGGCTTTGTTTACCATCCAGCATCACCTTATTTTTTGTTCTATAGTAATTAAATGTAAGATCAAAGAGCACCTCATGGATGAACTATAAATCAATGAAGGGCACCTCGCCTGTGTCTCTTCATCGACTATTTGATTTAGACGTGTTTACATGTTCTTTTACTGCGGTTTCTTATTTGGTTATATTCCATTTGATATAGTTTTACTGTAGTGTTGCTATTTCAAAAATgcacttttacattttttaaaagttcGATTTGGATTTTACAGGGTTGAGCATGAAGCAGTTCACCCCTAGGTTTGATTTGAAACTTACAGGGTCGAGCATGAAGCAGTTGACCCCTTGACCTGTGGAGAGCACCATCATGGTGGCACTGCCGTAGAGGGCATA
Proteins encoded in this region:
- the LOC109892397 gene encoding fructose-1,6-bisphosphatase 1, which encodes MSERCAFDTNVVTLTRFVLEEGRKAKGTGELTTLLNSICTAVKAISTAVRKAGIANLYGIAGSTNVTGDQVKKLDVLSNDLVINMIKSSFTSCVLVSEENERALIVEPEKRGKYIVCFDPLDGSSNIDCLVSIGTIFAIYRKTTDDEPNEKDALQSGRHIVAAGYALYGSATMMVLSTGQGVNCFMLDPSIGEFILTDKDVKIKKRGKIYSLNEGYAQHFYPDITEYLKKKKYPEDGSAPYGGRYVGSMVADVHRTLVYGGIFLYPANVKSPKGKLRLLYECNPMSFIIEQAGGMATTGEMNVLDIKPENIHQRVPVVLGSPEDVQEYVAIYKKTRITVLI